One window of the Prinia subflava isolate CZ2003 ecotype Zambia chromosome 1, Cam_Psub_1.2, whole genome shotgun sequence genome contains the following:
- the LOC134554092 gene encoding lymphocyte antigen 6E-like: MRTPLVTLLAAALCVEQVYPFMCYTCQEQESNKECLTISMCAKEDKHCVTIRKDVGTKPNKPKYIISKMCSPTCPATGQQQIQSSQHVSCCEKPLCNVSGVSSRQSSHGVMSLGVLASVTYIFAYGL; this comes from the exons ATGAGGACTCCTCTTGTCACCTTGCTGGCTGCCGCCCTCTGCGTGGAACAAG TTTATCCATTCATGTGCTACACCTGCCAAGAACAGGAGTCCAACAAGGAGTGTTTGACCATTTCCATGTGTGCCAAGGAGGACAAACACTGCGTCACCATCCGGAAGGACGTTGGGACAA AGCCCAACAAACCCAAATACATCATCTCCAAGATGTGTTCTCCAACGTGCCCAGCAACAGGTCAGCAACAAATCCAAAGCTCCCAGCATGTTTCCTGCTGTGAGAAACCCTTGTGCAACGTGAGTGGAgtcagcagcaggcagagcagccacgGAGTGAtgtccctgggtgtcctggCCAGCGTCACTTACATCTTTGCATACGGATTGTGA